The stretch of DNA aatatttaaagaaaagatattaatattgttctttaaaaaaaggtaaaaaaatgaaataatacttCAGGGTCTTCAAGTGACAGTCAAGGCTTGCAAGTATTGTTGAATCAATCATCTGTCCTTCAAATTTGAAGGGAAAAAActtgttcaatttttcatttttattaatataatgttaatgataaattaatgttcattttaaaagttaaaaggGATAAAAAACGCACGTATCCATTGTCGCATGGGTAGTCTATATAgatagatagaaaaaaaataaataaattatttcttttaaattactatCATTGCGCAGTCGTGAAAGTATTGAGCCATTTCGATTACGATACAAACATACGTATTTTTACAGAGTTTTTGCGCAGCCCTTGTTATGGGGTAAGTGCTTAATTTCTCTCGaatatattgtcaataataaaattaataatattatttatttattggtatatattatgtatgtgtgtgtgtgtgtgtgtgtgttgttgatgtgttgattttatttattgtttatggtttaaatcataaaaaaatttagtttccGGTTAAAGAAGGTCGCCGGGTTGATAcaagttttataaatgaaaaaataaaaagaaataaaaaacaactagCCTGTCTCGTGTATAATGTgtgacattaattttatttttgttaattttttctatcaattatATAGTTGAATTTAGACATGATCTAGATAAACTATATTGCCTTGatgctatttttaaaattattataattttttcattagttgaatcatttttatcatttaatattttacttgaaattgttgatataatattaattatttaaattttatttacagcaaaaaaattgaaactatTGGCAGAATGACAGCCATGACACAAGAAGAAATTGTAGCTGGGGCCCGAACAGTTGCTCAGGGTCTTGAAGCATTACGAGTTGAACATAGTGGTATTTTACAAGGTCTTCAACTTCAGGATGCACCAGAAGCAAGAGATAAATCAAGTTtaattggtaaaaatattgaaatgatTGAACTTGGTTTGGGTGAGGCACAAGTTATGATGGCACTTGCAAGTCATTTACAAATGGTTGAAgcagaaaaacaaaaacttagAACACAAGTTAGAAGGCTTTGTCAAGAAAATGCATGGTTAAGAGATGAACTTGCTGGTacacaacaaaaattacaagcCAGTGAACAAGCtgtaagtattatttttatttatctcaaaatttttctataataaatgaatgataattttcttcatGTTTGATGTTTTTAAAGGTTGCACAACttgaagaagataaaaaacaCTTAGATTTTATGGATAATATGAGACAATATGATCCAGATCCTCCAGCTGATGATGAAAATGCTAAAGATAGACCAAAAGATGATCcagttgttgatttatttccTGATGATGAAGCAGATGAACGAAACAGTAAGTTCAAAtctatttatcatattatatttttatataaaaaaagtattgtatttaattaattattattatcatcatcagcaaTGTCACCAACACCACCATCACAATTTGCTCAACAAGTTAATGCTGGATATGAAATACCAGCACGTTTACGTACACTTCATAATTTAGTTATACAATATGCAAGTCAAGGACGTTATGAAGTTGCAGTACCATTGTGTAAACAAGCACTTGAAGATCTTGAAAAAACATCTGGTCATGATCATCCAGATGTTGCAACAATGCTCAATATATTAGCACTTGTTTATCgtgatcaaaataaatataaagaagcagcaaatttattaaatgatgctTTAGCAATACGTGAAAAAACACTTGGTGAAAATCATCCAGCAGTTGCAGCAACATTAAATAATCTTGCTGTACTTTATGGTAAAcgtggtaaatataaagaagctGAACCATTATGTAAACGTGCATTAGAAATACGTGAAAAAGTGCTTGGACGTGATCATCCAGATGTTGCTAAACAACTTAATAATTTAGCATTATTATGTCAAAATCAAGGAAAATATGAAGAAGTACAAAGATATTATCAACGTGCATTGGAAATATATGAAGCTAAATTAGGTCCAGATGATCCAAATGTTgctaaaactaaaaataatcttGCATCTTGTTATCTTAAACagggtaaatataaagatgCTGAAGTACTTTATAAACAAGTACTAACAAGAGCTCATGAAAGAGAATTTGGTGCTATTGATGGTGATAATAAACCAATTTGGCAGGTTTGttcttttaattcaattattataatttaataataaacgaatattgattttaaaaaaaatatttaaggtTGCTGAAGaaagagaagaaaataaacataaatgtCTAGAAAATGCACCATATGGAGAGTATGGTGGTTGGCATAAAGCTGCCAAAGTTGATTCACCAACTGTAACAACAACTCTTAAAAATCTTGGTGCACTTTATAGAAGACAGGGTAAATACGAAGCTGCTGAAACACTTGAAGATTGTGCACTTAGATCAAGAAAAGaggtaaattataaaacaaatactatattatatttctaaattgcttaaaaaaaatgagaatcattattatcattcatttattttttattctttaacaattgcacaattttttttttatcattgcaCGCAGCACTTGCAGCAGGTAAGTTGCTAAAACAAATCATtgctaataaaaattgaatcatcaaaaaaaaaaaaaaaaactaaataattttcaatattaaatatataaatgatcgtttaattaatgattttctatttttgctATTTTCAGGCATTAAATCTTGTTAAACAAGCAAAAGTAGCACAAATACTTGGAGATGAAAAAGGAACAACAAGACGTGGTTCACGTTCAAGTCTTGCAAATAGCGAACATGAAACACATGACGAGGTGAGTtgatgtaataattaaaattattaataataattaatcattaaaatcacaatatgtgtttaataattatcaaatggaaaaaaaataataattttaaaactagtCGCACCGCATGTCAtgtagtatatatatacaaacactATTTTAGtcgtcttttatttatttattattttttaaatatatattttttacttttctctATCTCTcttttctttctctcttttgtttttttctttattatttattgtaaattgtgTCCCTGTTCGATCTGATGATTCCGACACAACAAACGATCACAGGGCTCCATGCCGATGGTACAAAGGGCACTTCACGAAGGACAATCCAGCCACAACGACGCTAGTACTAATAAACCcggttttaaaaataaattttttcacgtTTTCGGTATTCATTCATCATCCACCACGTAAAATTATCGTtctcgaaatatttttttttaactttatttataattcaaagtgttgataacatttttttttttttttcattcacaaTGATAAACACTGAgaaagtattttaatattttttttttttttaattgtaattaatgattttttaaattaaatttaattattatgtaattgtGAAGAATACATTATttgaataacaaaagaaatgctaaatttttatatcagcaaagtaataaataaaatgtattcaaCACATTTACCAAAGaatttgaagaagaaaaaaaaaattaaatagaacaAAATGTATTAGGTGCTttgtgaataattatttttgataaattgtttattgcaTTTAAGACTCTTGCATGATTCTTTAACGAATCTttgattaaaatgtttttttgtttttgataagAAAAGAGAAattgtgaaagaaaaaaaaaatttctatgaaaataataattagaatgattaaatttattgagacAAATAAATGTTGAGAGTAACTTTGagtttttagatttatttgtCATCACAACTCaggtataaaagaaaaagaaaaattataataattcatcagtgtttttgttaaaattaatgatgaaaaaaaaatccaacgaataaaaacaatatttataaatattaaataataataataaaaaaataattattaaaacaattaagaaGATATTTACACTCACTGcattgtagaaaaatttaaaattaaattactatattttttttaaatcaactagtttattaataaaaaaaaaatttttttataaatacaattttcaataatagattaaaaatatttttaataaaacctttaaaatatattttcgcgtttttttaatgtttttttttttgtctctaaTTTATCTACTTACAATTATaaagtgataatttttttttaaattaaatattataaaaaaactaaagctTACAGTCATTGACAAAAgaataatctaaaaattattaatcgcGAATCTTGCATAGTGCCTTGATACTTTaatgaatattcaataatgcaatacaattaataaattattttatacaaaaataataaaaatataaaaattatattgttccattcaattattattgtgttttaattttttttaactattttattttaaataaatttaaatctaaaaaaaaaagaaaatcagtTTATTGACGTTTGTTCTCGTGTCTCGTTGTcgttattttaactttttttttttttatttgcttttattCGAGTATCGCGATTTCGGGTTTAGGATTTATGGATgaagctgatgatgatgatgatgatgatcatcgATCAAGATATGGCATTATCAAGTTGACGTGGAATCAAAATAAATCCAATTTATTGCAGGTGCGTAATtgtagttttaattttatcgtttctttttttaatttattatattttattttattaattattatatattatgagTGTTTTTTTGTACCGCACAGtaggaatatatatatatgtgtattaaACTAACGAAATAAGAtgctaaatatttattataaataaatataatttatatttgaaaaaaaaaaattctgtgtgttaattaatttgctaaaatttgtgttaataatttttatagtataaaaaataattattattgttttgtgtgtatgtgtgtgttgtttgtttattgagcatctatttatttaattttttttattgtccaaaatacatatcatacttttttaaattaaaaaaataatcaaagttgcttttttttctttttgattattaaaataattatttataaaagtaagATATCATTTACTggcacaaaaatatttaaatttccttttgccaataattgaaatattaaaaaaaaaaaattaagaaaagaaaaaaaaaacaatatgcaTTTTGGTAGATTTCgcgaatttttttcttgtttcagGATCGAAAACATCCAGTTCGTGCACAGTAGTTATCACAAGGAACAGGATAATGGAAcagtgattttttaaaaaaatttccgaTCCAgccaatcaataaataatgatgccacgacaagaaaaaaaaaatcaaacagcgattttttttttatctatttaaaattttagggaaaaaaattcttttgataTTCCTATTGATCCTTatgaataattgtttaaacattccAACACTACTTacaagaatgaaaaaaaaaaaaaaaagaaaaaacaagcAAACAAACactaataagaaaaaaaaataaataaattatagtttaaaatatttcaataacaacaaatgaagtaaaaaattatgaaaaaaattgattttaaaatttttgataagtttattatgaatttgaataatttttttttttaaatgttgtaaaattattttaattaagtgatgaagtaataatatcaagatTTGAAGtggtacttttttttatatataatataaagaagtgataaactttttttttgtgcattaatattattttaagtttattgtaattttcatgaaaatcctatttattttatctgcatgaaagaataaaataattgggtgataattacaataaatcacccataaaatttgatattttgtaattaatacaaattgaGCTTTGAAatattgtgaaaatttaaataaaaagtggaataaacaaaaaaaaattgaaaaaaacatttaaaaaataatccacaAATTgtgaatgaatatttatttttaagtttaaatattatattgcatATTTATTTGGCAATTATCttacacttgttttttttttcttttttaaattatttaatattatttaatttgatgcAATTCACCGAGTAATCAATactaaacataataaaaattgtgattAACTGatttatcgtaaaaaaaaaaaaataaataaagctcgTGACTTTGTACTATTCGTTACCTTCCTTGTCatcacaatttattattttaaatgatgaaatcCAGTGTGcattttgcatttaaaaatataagcaattataaaatattttaaataataatactgagtACGTACTGCATGTGCGCCTGACAGTTTTAAGGcctagttattttttatattaccaaattcgataaaattaataaaaacattacaaattattattatcattaaactaaaattttgcACCGTTTGAGATACACTTAcatatcttgcaaaaaaaaaatatatatatacttgctTTTTTAATGTGACAAtttgtttttcgttttttttttttttttaaatatttactgcaattaaataattaaaataaaattgcagaTTTTGGCTCTCAGGTGTAAAACAAAgtttaatgatttaataatgtaagtttttgtttaaaatacaaaaaaataaataaataatttcaagctTGTAAAACATGatgattcaaatattttcaagatacttgaaataaaagaaaaaaaaaaacaaaaatatataaaccatttaaaaaattgttttattcaatttttgataaattccttttccttttattataaaaaaataattttcacattcaatattaaattggctaatttaattttgattgtaaatatttgaaatatagtattttatataaatttttgtactaATAATGTTGGGGTGATGATTATATGGGGTATTAAATCGAGGGAAGTAGGTCGATCAATATGCCCCGTAGGGGGTTGTTGGAATAGTGGACATACCCAGAGGGTGTGTATCTAGTTGTGCgcgtaataatattttgtcatAGTTGGCTATCACATCGTCAACAAGTgctgatattattatcaagctaataataaaaaaaaaacaaacaaaattaaatataaagtaattgatctttcgaaaaaaaaaaaaacatataataatGTCAGGACGACTTGGTGCTATTGCAATACCAAAAAATCGTTTTAACGAAGTTATTGAACATCttagattcaatttttttgctgATGAACCACTTAATAATGGTGTTGGTCTATGTAAAAAAGGTGAAGCACATTTGGAACTTGAAAATCATTGTATGTATACATTAAAACAAGGATATTCAAGAATGCTTGTTACTGATGATGGAGTGgtgagtttaaattattattatattaatatttaaaataataaaaaaaatataatttataatttaaaagaaaaattaaaacaaaaatcatttttagatTGCTGGATTAGCTCTCAATGGAATATCTAAAAATTGTGAACGTGAAGAAATAGTACGTCGTTTATCAGctcttgatgatgaaaaatttaaaataatatttggccTTCTTTATCaagttaatgataaaattgatttatatgataaatatcatactgatgaattatttgaatgtCGTATATTAAGTGTTGATGAAGAATTTCGTGGTCAAGGTCttgcaaatatattaattgctGATACAATCAACATTGCAAAACATGCTGGTTTCAAGGTCTTCATCATAATAAAACTGCATTGTCCTGCATGACGATCAGATAatccaataattaaaaatttccttATTCCTTAAAAGTATTTATTCTTTtgtcatttactttttttttttttcttcatctttatG from Aphidius gifuensis isolate YNYX2018 linkage group LG4, ASM1490517v1, whole genome shotgun sequence encodes:
- the LOC122854642 gene encoding kinesin light chain isoform X2; the encoded protein is MGKKIETIGRMTAMTQEEIVAGARTVAQGLEALRVEHSGILQGLQLQDAPEARDKSSLIGKNIEMIELGLGEAQVMMALASHLQMVEAEKQKLRTQVRRLCQENAWLRDELAGTQQKLQASEQAVAQLEEDKKHLDFMDNMRQYDPDPPADDENAKDRPKDDPVVDLFPDDEADERNTMSPTPPSQFAQQVNAGYEIPARLRTLHNLVIQYASQGRYEVAVPLCKQALEDLEKTSGHDHPDVATMLNILALVYRDQNKYKEAANLLNDALAIREKTLGENHPAVAATLNNLAVLYGKRGKYKEAEPLCKRALEIREKVLGRDHPDVAKQLNNLALLCQNQGKYEEVQRYYQRALEIYEAKLGPDDPNVAKTKNNLASCYLKQGKYKDAEVLYKQVLTRAHEREFGAIDGDNKPIWQVAEEREENKHKCLENAPYGEYGGWHKAAKVDSPTVTTTLKNLGALYRRQGKYEAAETLEDCALRSRKEALNLVKQAKVAQILGDEKGTTRRGSRSSLANSEHETHDEGSMPMVQRALHEGQSSHNDASTNKPGFKNKFFHVFGIHSSSTT
- the LOC122854642 gene encoding kinesin light chain isoform X8 → MGKKIETIGRMTAMTQEEIVAGARTVAQGLEALRVEHSGILQGLQLQDAPEARDKSSLIGKNIEMIELGLGEAQVMMALASHLQMVEAEKQKLRTQVRRLCQENAWLRDELAGTQQKLQASEQAVAQLEEDKKHLDFMDNMRQYDPDPPADDENAKDRPKDDPVVDLFPDDEADERNTMSPTPPSQFAQQVNAGYEIPARLRTLHNLVIQYASQGRYEVAVPLCKQALEDLEKTSGHDHPDVATMLNILALVYRDQNKYKEAANLLNDALAIREKTLGENHPAVAATLNNLAVLYGKRGKYKEAEPLCKRALEIREKVLGRDHPDVAKQLNNLALLCQNQGKYEEVQRYYQRALEIYEAKLGPDDPNVAKTKNNLASCYLKQGKYKDAEVLYKQVLTRAHEREFGAIDGDNKPIWQVAEEREENKHKCLENAPYGEYGGWHKAAKVDSPTVTTTLKNLGALYRRQGKYEAAETLEDCALRSRKEALNLVKQAKVAQILGDEKGTTRRGSRSSLANSEHETHDEDRKHPVRAQ
- the LOC122854642 gene encoding kinesin light chain isoform X6, whose product is MGKKIETIGRMTAMTQEEIVAGARTVAQGLEALRVEHSGILQGLQLQDAPEARDKSSLIGKNIEMIELGLGEAQVMMALASHLQMVEAEKQKLRTQVRRLCQENAWLRDELAGTQQKLQASEQAVAQLEEDKKHLDFMDNMRQYDPDPPADDENAKDRPKDDPVVDLFPDDEADERNTMSPTPPSQFAQQVNAGYEIPARLRTLHNLVIQYASQGRYEVAVPLCKQALEDLEKTSGHDHPDVATMLNILALVYRDQNKYKEAANLLNDALAIREKTLGENHPAVAATLNNLAVLYGKRGKYKEAEPLCKRALEIREKVLGRDHPDVAKQLNNLALLCQNQGKYEEVQRYYQRALEIYEAKLGPDDPNVAKTKNNLASCYLKQGKYKDAEVLYKQVLTRAHEREFGAIDGDNKPIWQVAEEREENKHKCLENAPYGEYGGWHKAAKVDSPTVTTTLKNLGALYRRQGKYEAAETLEDCALRSRKEHLQQALNLVKQAKVAQILGDEKGTTRRGSRSSLANSEHETHDEDRKHPVRAQ
- the LOC122854642 gene encoding kinesin light chain isoform X4, which produces MGKKIETIGRMTAMTQEEIVAGARTVAQGLEALRVEHSGILQGLQLQDAPEARDKSSLIGKNIEMIELGLGEAQVMMALASHLQMVEAEKQKLRTQVRRLCQENAWLRDELAGTQQKLQASEQAVAQLEEDKKHLDFMDNMRQYDPDPPADDENAKDRPKDDPVVDLFPDDEADERNTMSPTPPSQFAQQVNAGYEIPARLRTLHNLVIQYASQGRYEVAVPLCKQALEDLEKTSGHDHPDVATMLNILALVYRDQNKYKEAANLLNDALAIREKTLGENHPAVAATLNNLAVLYGKRGKYKEAEPLCKRALEIREKVLGRDHPDVAKQLNNLALLCQNQGKYEEVQRYYQRALEIYEAKLGPDDPNVAKTKNNLASCYLKQGKYKDAEVLYKQVLTRAHEREFGAIDGDNKPIWQVAEEREENKHKCLENAPYGEYGGWHKAAKVDSPTVTTTLKNLGALYRRQGKYEAAETLEDCALRSRKEHLQQALNLVKQAKVAQILGDEKGTTRRGSRSSLANSEHETHDEGSMPMVQRALHEGQSSHNDASTNKPGFKNKFFHVFGIHSSSTT
- the LOC122854642 gene encoding kinesin light chain isoform X1, translated to MGITDMSKTLNEYRIKKIETIGRMTAMTQEEIVAGARTVAQGLEALRVEHSGILQGLQLQDAPEARDKSSLIGKNIEMIELGLGEAQVMMALASHLQMVEAEKQKLRTQVRRLCQENAWLRDELAGTQQKLQASEQAVAQLEEDKKHLDFMDNMRQYDPDPPADDENAKDRPKDDPVVDLFPDDEADERNTMSPTPPSQFAQQVNAGYEIPARLRTLHNLVIQYASQGRYEVAVPLCKQALEDLEKTSGHDHPDVATMLNILALVYRDQNKYKEAANLLNDALAIREKTLGENHPAVAATLNNLAVLYGKRGKYKEAEPLCKRALEIREKVLGRDHPDVAKQLNNLALLCQNQGKYEEVQRYYQRALEIYEAKLGPDDPNVAKTKNNLASCYLKQGKYKDAEVLYKQVLTRAHEREFGAIDGDNKPIWQVAEEREENKHKCLENAPYGEYGGWHKAAKVDSPTVTTTLKNLGALYRRQGKYEAAETLEDCALRSRKEHLQQALNLVKQAKVAQILGDEKGTTRRGSRSSLANSEHETHDEGSMPMVQRALHEGQSSHNDASTNKPGFKNKFFHVFGIHSSSTT
- the LOC122854642 gene encoding kinesin light chain isoform X7, giving the protein MGITDMSKTLNEYRIKKIETIGRMTAMTQEEIVAGARTVAQGLEALRVEHSGILQGLQLQDAPEARDKSSLIGKNIEMIELGLGEAQVMMALASHLQMVEAEKQKLRTQVRRLCQENAWLRDELAGTQQKLQASEQAVAQLEEDKKHLDFMDNMRQYDPDPPADDENAKDRPKDDPVVDLFPDDEADERNTMSPTPPSQFAQQVNAGYEIPARLRTLHNLVIQYASQGRYEVAVPLCKQALEDLEKTSGHDHPDVATMLNILALVYRDQNKYKEAANLLNDALAIREKTLGENHPAVAATLNNLAVLYGKRGKYKEAEPLCKRALEIREKVLGRDHPDVAKQLNNLALLCQNQGKYEEVQRYYQRALEIYEAKLGPDDPNVAKTKNNLASCYLKQGKYKDAEVLYKQVLTRAHEREFGAIDGDNKPIWQVAEEREENKHKCLENAPYGEYGGWHKAAKVDSPTVTTTLKNLGALYRRQGKYEAAETLEDCALRSRKEALNLVKQAKVAQILGDEKGTTRRGSRSSLANSEHETHDEDRKHPVRAQ
- the LOC122854642 gene encoding kinesin light chain isoform X3, encoding MGITDMSKTLNEYRIKKIETIGRMTAMTQEEIVAGARTVAQGLEALRVEHSGILQGLQLQDAPEARDKSSLIGKNIEMIELGLGEAQVMMALASHLQMVEAEKQKLRTQVRRLCQENAWLRDELAGTQQKLQASEQAVAQLEEDKKHLDFMDNMRQYDPDPPADDENAKDRPKDDPVVDLFPDDEADERNTMSPTPPSQFAQQVNAGYEIPARLRTLHNLVIQYASQGRYEVAVPLCKQALEDLEKTSGHDHPDVATMLNILALVYRDQNKYKEAANLLNDALAIREKTLGENHPAVAATLNNLAVLYGKRGKYKEAEPLCKRALEIREKVLGRDHPDVAKQLNNLALLCQNQGKYEEVQRYYQRALEIYEAKLGPDDPNVAKTKNNLASCYLKQGKYKDAEVLYKQVLTRAHEREFGAIDGDNKPIWQVAEEREENKHKCLENAPYGEYGGWHKAAKVDSPTVTTTLKNLGALYRRQGKYEAAETLEDCALRSRKEALNLVKQAKVAQILGDEKGTTRRGSRSSLANSEHETHDEGSMPMVQRALHEGQSSHNDASTNKPGFKNKFFHVFGIHSSSTT
- the LOC122854642 gene encoding kinesin light chain isoform X5, with the protein product MTAMTQEEIVAGARTVAQGLEALRVEHSGILQGLQLQDAPEARDKSSLIGKNIEMIELGLGEAQVMMALASHLQMVEAEKQKLRTQVRRLCQENAWLRDELAGTQQKLQASEQAVAQLEEDKKHLDFMDNMRQYDPDPPADDENAKDRPKDDPVVDLFPDDEADERNTMSPTPPSQFAQQVNAGYEIPARLRTLHNLVIQYASQGRYEVAVPLCKQALEDLEKTSGHDHPDVATMLNILALVYRDQNKYKEAANLLNDALAIREKTLGENHPAVAATLNNLAVLYGKRGKYKEAEPLCKRALEIREKVLGRDHPDVAKQLNNLALLCQNQGKYEEVQRYYQRALEIYEAKLGPDDPNVAKTKNNLASCYLKQGKYKDAEVLYKQVLTRAHEREFGAIDGDNKPIWQVAEEREENKHKCLENAPYGEYGGWHKAAKVDSPTVTTTLKNLGALYRRQGKYEAAETLEDCALRSRKEHLQQALNLVKQAKVAQILGDEKGTTRRGSRSSLANSEHETHDEGSMPMVQRALHEGQSSHNDASTNKPGFKNKFFHVFGIHSSSTT
- the LOC122854647 gene encoding uncharacterized protein LOC122854647, producing MSGRLGAIAIPKNRFNEVIEHLRFNFFADEPLNNGVGLCKKGEAHLELENHCMYTLKQGYSRMLVTDDGVIAGLALNGISKNCEREEIVRRLSALDDEKFKIIFGLLYQVNDKIDLYDKYHTDELFECRILSVDEEFRGQGLANILIADTINIAKHAGFKVFIIIKLHCPA